TGGTGCGTTGCCGGAAATCTGGATCGTCAGGCGGTGGACCAGGCTCGCGTCGTAGGTCAGATCGCCAAGATCATCCTTGTTGTTTGGCGCGGCTACCGTCATCGCGGCGACCTGATCCTTGATCTTGGTGATGTCGCGATAGAACGTGTAGGTGTAAGTGCCGTCCTTGTTGTCGACCAGCGTACCGGTGGTGTCGGTACTCGGTCGCGTCGGGGCGGCTGCTGCGGTGGTGGTCGGCACGGTGGTGACGATGTAGCTGACCCACTTGGCCGGCGCGCCGTTGGTGCCAGGCACCAGCTTCGCGATCGAGAAGGACAGGTTGGTCAGACCGGCCACCGTTGCGGTGCTGCTCTTCGAGGTGTTGCCCAGTCCGATGACCGGGTAGCCGTTGGGGTCGGTGACCTTGAAGCTGACCACCGGCGGGCTCGAAATGGTCACGCTGGTCACGGTGACCTGCGGGGCCAGCGAGGCCCACGCGGCGGAGGAAGCATCCGTCGGGGTCGTAGCGTTGCTCGCGATCGTCCACACGCCTGCGGACGGGCCGGTCGTGCCACCGCCAGGACCCGACGGGCCCGAGGGGCCTGCAGGGCCTGCAGGGCCGGTTGGGCCTGCGGGGCCGCTGTCGCCGCCGCCACCGCAACCGATCAACAGCGTTGCCAGCAAACCTGCGGCGACGTAGCCGAGCCAGGTGCGGCCTTTATTCTTTTCCATGAATCTTCTCCCCGACGTGCACCAAAGAAATGGAACACAAGCTGCGACGATCAGCGGGTCGGCCCTGTGGACCGGCACTTCCCCTTCCCCGCTCGTGGCCCCGAATTTACGAGTAGATACAACTACGGAACTGATCTGGATCAGATCTGTCGAAAGCCGCCAATTCACTAAATTCCGGCTTATGCAGGCATTTTGTGAGCCAGACGAACTTTTGCCGGTGAATGTCCGCGGAACCCCCGTTACGCGGCTGTCCGGCGCAATCCCGCTCGAACCCTTCTCTGATATGGGATAGACGCTGCCTGACAAATTGCAACGTTTTGCAAAAGGTAGTCACTTTCTTTCGGGCGGTCACTGCTTTTTGCGCGCAGTGGCATGAATGCAACGTTTGCGCACGATCAAACCGGAAAACGACCTGCACCGTTGCGAAGAGGAGACGCGCGGCGCGACCAGCGCGAGTGACACATCGCCCGCCGCGCGTTCAGAATGCGCCGCTTCAGTCCCGACGAGAGCCCACAACAACATGACCTACGTCTTCGAGCCGCCGGCGCGGCCGGCCGTGCCGGTTGCAGGCAGCGATGCGTTGTTCCCGGTGCGCCGCATCTTCTGCGTTGCGCGCAACTACGCGGCGCATGCCCGCGAGATGGGCCACGACCCTGAACGCGAACCGCCGTTCTTCTTCTGCAAGCCGTCCGACGCGGTACTGCCGGTTGCCTCGGGGGCGCTCGGCGCCCTGCCTTATCCTCCGGCGACGCAGAACCTTCACCACGAATTCGAGCTGGTGGTCGCGCTGGGGCAAGGCGGCCGGGATCTGACGCCCGAGCAGGCCGATGCCTGCGTGTGGGGCTACGCCTGCGGTTTCGACATGACACGCCGCGACCTTCAGGCACGCGCCAAAGAGAAAGGCCATCCGTGGGATGCCGGCAAGGCCTTCGACCATGCCGCGCCGATCTCGCACATCTTCCATCGCGGCCACGCACCGCTGCTGACGCATGGCGAGATCCTGCTCAGCGTCAACGGTATTGAGCGCCAGCGCGGCGACCTGTCGGACATGATCTGGTCGATCCCGGAAGTCATCGCGCACCTGTCGAGGCTGTGGACGCTGCGACCGGGCGATCTGGTCTTCACCGGCACGCCCGAGGGCGTCGGCCCGGTCGTGCCGGGCGACCGGATGGACGGTCACATCGCCGGGGTTGGCAGCATTTCAGTCGTGGTTTCCTGAGGAGCGGAGATGAATGTGAGGACGGGGATTGTCGCGGGTGCACTGACGGCACTGATCGCGGGCAACGCATGGGCGAACGAAGCGGGCGCCGAAGGCCGCTGGCGGACGATCAGCGACACCGATGGCAAACCGCGCTCGATTGTGCGCATCGACGAAAAGGCGGGCACCTACGAAGCGGTGGTCGAGAAGATCTTCTTCAAGGCGGGTGAAGACACCGACCCGGTATGCGACAAGTGCACCGATGCCCGCAAGGGTCAGAAGATCATCGGGCTGAAGATCATGAATGGGCTCAAACGTGATGGCTTTGCCTACGAAGGGGGCGAGATTCTCGATCCGGACAACGGCAAGGTCTATCGCGCGAAGATGAAGCTCTCGCCGGACGGCAAGACGCTCGAGGTGCGTGGCTTCATTGGCGTATCGCTGTTCGGGCGCAGCCAGACCTGGTATCGCGAGTGAGCGCCGTGCTCCACTGGGCGCCGCTGGGGCCGGACGACTTTGCGGCATGGCGCGCGGAGTCGGTCACCGGCTACGCCGAGGGCAAGGTGCAGGCTGGCAACTGGCCGGCCGAAGGCGCGATCGAGCGCTCGGAAGCCGAGTTTGCCAGCTTGCTGCCGCAAGGCGCCGATACGCCGCAGCACCATCTGGGCCGCCTGCTGCGCGATGACGCCACCCCGATCGGCATCGCATGGCTTCGCATCGCACCCGCACATGACGGCGCTGGCGCCGAAACACTCGCCTACCTTTTCGACTTCGTCATCGACCCGGCCTGGCGCGGCAAGGGGCTGGGGCGCGCCGCGATGGCCGCGGTCGAAGCAAAGGCGCTGGCGCTCGGTGCGAAGCGGCTCTCGCTGCATGTGTTTGCCCACAATATTGCAGCGTGCCGCCTGTACGAAGCGGCCGGCTTCGTCATTACCAATCTCAACATGAGCAAGCCGCTGGCGGCGGGTGCGGAAAGCGCCACGTCCCTGACCTAGACTGAACGGGGGCACACCGTATTCACCGCAGCGGAGGCGGGCAGCATGAGTGAGCATGACGCAGAGCGGGCGCTGGCAGACTTCGCGCGGGATCTGGTCGCCCATTCACCGGTGGAAGGCGAACGCGACGCAGTCTTGCGAGCGGCGGCGGCGCTGCTGCGCGCCGGGCAGTGCAGCCTGCTGGTGGTGCGCGATGACACGGAGGTGCCGCCGCGGCTGAAGCTCGTGGCGAGCGCCGGCGAACTGCCGGAAGTTGCCTGGCTGGAGAGCACCGGGGCCACCGAAGGCATCGCCGGCCATGTGCTGACGCACCGCGAGGCGCTGTGGGTGCCCAACATCGCGCAGTCCAGCTTCAAGGCCCTCGCGCGCCGCGCGGGCGCGCACGGTAGTTTCATTTGCGTGCCGCTCGAAGCGGCGCGCACCTGCATCGGCGTGATGTGCGTCAGCGACCCGCTGACGGGCGCCTTCGACGAGGCGGATTTCCTGCGCGCGCAGACGGTGGCTGCATTGCTGGCGCATGCGGTGCAGGTGGTGCGGCTCGATCGCCTGCTGCATTCGCGCGTGGCGCAGATGAGCCTGGCACGCGCCGAGGCGGACGGCGCCGCACCGATGTTCGGTGGCGCGCTGCCGCCGACACGGGTCGCCAAGATGCTCGCCAAGTCCTTCTACCGCGACCTCTCGGCGGCCGGTTTCGAACCGCCGCAAATCGTCGAGGCCGCGTCCGAGATCATCGGCCTCATCTCGGGCAGTCTCGCGCGACACAAGCGTCGTCTCGATGTGCGCGACGACAGCTGAGCGACGCGACCGCAGGTTGCAGCGATAATCGCGCCCTCGGCCGGCGCGGGGGCGTCGGCAGCTTTCTCCGGTGAGTGTCGTGACTGCCATGCCCTTCCGCCTGCGCGCCGGTGCGCGCGCGCTCGAACATATCCGTCGCAACGGTCTCGCGCCCGACGACATCGCCTGCATCCCGGCCGCGGCCGGCGGCCCGAAAGGGCTCGCGCTGATTCCGCTTGATCGCTGGCTGTTCGGCGAATGGTTGCCGCGCGGCAGCCGCATGCCAACGCTGGTCGGCGCCTCGATCGGCGCCTGGCGCATGACTGCCGCCGCGCAGCTTGAGCCGCGCACCGCGCTCGACCGCCTTGCGCAGATTTATGTGCACAGCCAGCGCTACCGCATGGGGACAACACCGGCCGAGGTTGCCGAGAAGATCGTCGGGCTTGCCGAATCGGTGGCAAAACCCTGGCTGGCGCGGTCAGACGTGCCGCTGAGGGTGATCGTGTCGCGCGCGGTGGGGCCGCTGGCGGGGCGGACCTCGCGCGGGGCATTCGCCCGCATGGCCGTCGATAACGCGTTTTCACGCGCGCGGCTGGCGCGCCATCTGAACCGTCATGTCTTCGCGAGCGGCCCGGAGAGTCCGCTCGATGCGCTGTGGCAAGACCCGTTCGCGACGCGCCAGCATGCGCTGACGGCGGACAACTGCGTGCCGGTGCTCACGGCGTCGGGTTCGATTCCGCTGATCTGCGATGCGGTGGGCCGTATCCCCGGGATGCCGGATGCGCAGTACTGGGACGGCGGCCTGATCGACTATCACATCCACTTGCCCTACCACCGCCTGCCGGGCATCACGCTTTATCCGCACTTTGTCGAGGGCGTCACGCCGGGCTGGCTCGACAAGTTCCTGCCCTGGCGCAAGCAGGGCTTCGGCAAGGGGCCCGAATGGCTGTCCAGCATGCTGCTGATCGCGCCCAGCCCCGATCTGCTGGCGAAGTTGCCGAACGCCAAACTGCCCGATCGCAATGACTTCTACCGCTACGGACCGGATCACGAGGCACGGGAGGCGGCGTGGCGGCGGGCGATGGGTGAATGCGAGCGGATCGCGGAGGCCTTTGCGCGCTGGGTCGAACGGCCGGATCCCGCGCTGCTGCTGCCTCTCTGAGTTCGCCGCGGGGCCGCGCATCGCGGCCCGCAGCGTACGACTTAGCCTGCGACTGGCGCGGGTTTCAAGGCCGGCGTTGGTTTGAGCTCGGGTGGCCGCTCGCAACGCATGCCGTCCTGCGCCGGACGATTGATCTCGTCGATCAGACTTGGTGCCAGCACCTTCAGCAATTGCGCCGGCAGCGCGCTGGTGAATTTGTAATCGGCCGCCTCGGGGCCTTTCACATAGGCGGTGATGGTGCCGAAGTGGCGGTCTCCGATGTAGAACACCAGCGTGCCGGATCGACTCACCACCCGCTCCGAAATCAGCACGCCGCCCTTGCCGTAGACCTCGAAGCGATGGTCGCCGGTGCCGGTCTTGCCGCCCACGGTGATGACGCTGCCGTCCGCCCGTTTGAACACGCCGCTGAGCCGTTTGGCGGTGCCTTTCTCGACTACTTCCGCCATGGTCTCGCGCGCCACCTTCGCGACTTCCGATGGCAACACGCGCTCGCCGGCCTGCGGCCGGTAAGTGAGGCGTGTTTCGTAAGGGGTGTCGGCGGCAAAGCGCATCGCATCGAGTCGCACCGTCGGCAGGCGTACCCCGTCGTTGATCAGCACGCCGACGAGTTCGGCCAGCGCGGCCGGGCGGTCGGCCGAACTGCCCAGCGCCGTGGCGTATGACGGCACCAGCGTATCGAAGGGATAGCCCAGGCGCTTCCACATCTTGTGGATTTCGAGGAAGGCTTCGACCTCGACCAGTTGCTTGATGCGCACGTCCTGCGCGCT
This region of Niveibacterium umoris genomic DNA includes:
- a CDS encoding fumarylacetoacetate hydrolase family protein: MTYVFEPPARPAVPVAGSDALFPVRRIFCVARNYAAHAREMGHDPEREPPFFFCKPSDAVLPVASGALGALPYPPATQNLHHEFELVVALGQGGRDLTPEQADACVWGYACGFDMTRRDLQARAKEKGHPWDAGKAFDHAAPISHIFHRGHAPLLTHGEILLSVNGIERQRGDLSDMIWSIPEVIAHLSRLWTLRPGDLVFTGTPEGVGPVVPGDRMDGHIAGVGSISVVVS
- a CDS encoding DUF2147 domain-containing protein, producing MNVRTGIVAGALTALIAGNAWANEAGAEGRWRTISDTDGKPRSIVRIDEKAGTYEAVVEKIFFKAGEDTDPVCDKCTDARKGQKIIGLKIMNGLKRDGFAYEGGEILDPDNGKVYRAKMKLSPDGKTLEVRGFIGVSLFGRSQTWYRE
- a CDS encoding GNAT family N-acetyltransferase, producing MSAVLHWAPLGPDDFAAWRAESVTGYAEGKVQAGNWPAEGAIERSEAEFASLLPQGADTPQHHLGRLLRDDATPIGIAWLRIAPAHDGAGAETLAYLFDFVIDPAWRGKGLGRAAMAAVEAKALALGAKRLSLHVFAHNIAACRLYEAAGFVITNLNMSKPLAAGAESATSLT
- a CDS encoding GAF domain-containing protein; the protein is MSEHDAERALADFARDLVAHSPVEGERDAVLRAAAALLRAGQCSLLVVRDDTEVPPRLKLVASAGELPEVAWLESTGATEGIAGHVLTHREALWVPNIAQSSFKALARRAGAHGSFICVPLEAARTCIGVMCVSDPLTGAFDEADFLRAQTVAALLAHAVQVVRLDRLLHSRVAQMSLARAEADGAAPMFGGALPPTRVAKMLAKSFYRDLSAAGFEPPQIVEAASEIIGLISGSLARHKRRLDVRDDS